One genomic window of Glycine max cultivar Williams 82 chromosome 16, Glycine_max_v4.0, whole genome shotgun sequence includes the following:
- the LOC100783577 gene encoding aspartyl protease family protein isoform X1 → MLSFVFIIASLFLSLCHGHVYTFTMHHRHSEPVRKWSHSTASGIPAPPEKGTVEYYAELADRDRLLRGRKLSQIDDGLAFSDGNSTFRISSLGFLHYTTVQIGTPGVKFMVALDTGSDLFWVPCDCTRCAATDSSAFASAFASDFDLNVYNPNGSSTSKKVTCNNSLCMHRSQCLGTLSNCPYMVSYVSAETSTSGILVEDVLHLTQEDNHHDLVEANVIFGCGQIQSGSFLDVAAPNGLFGLGMEKISVPSMLSREGFTADSFSMCFGRDGIGRISFGDKGSFDQDETPFNLNPSHPTYNITVTQVRVGTTLIDVEFTALFDSGTSFTYLVDPTYTRLTESFHSQVQDRRHRSDSRIPFEYCYDMSPDANTSLIPSVSLTMGGGSHFAVYDPIIIISTQSELVYCLAVVKTAELNIIGQNFMTGYRVVFDREKLVLGWKKFDCYDIEDHNDAIPTRPHSHADVPPAVAAGLGNYPATDPTRKSKYNSQRSIASPSSHYSHTSLPTFLGFLVLCFVYIL, encoded by the exons ATGCTCAGTTTCGTCTTCATCATTGCGTCCTTATTCCTCTCCCTCTGCCACGGCCACGTCTACACCTTCACGATGCACCACCGCCACTCGGAGCCTGTCAGGAAGTGGTCCCACTCCACCGCCTCCGGAATCCCCGCCCCGCCGGAGAAGGGCACCGTCGAGTACTACGCCGAACTCGCCGACCGCGACCGCCTCCTCCGCGGCCGCAAGCTCTCCCAAATCGACGACGGCCTCGCCTTCTCCGACGGAAACTCCACCTTCCGCATCAGCTCCCTCGGATT TTTGCATTATACGACAGTTCAAATAGGGACACCGGGAGTGAAGTTCATGGTGGCGCTTGATACGGGAAGTGACCTGTTCTGGGTACCCTGTGATTGCACAAGATGTGCTGCTACTGATAGCTCGGCTTTTGCTTCAGCCTTCGCTTCA GATTTCGACCTTAATGTATACAATCCCAATGGATCTTCAACAAGCAAGAAAGTTACTTGTAACAACAGTCTGTGCATGCACCGCAGTCAATGCCTAGGGACGTTGAGTAACTGCCCCTACATGGTCTCTTATGTCTCTGCTGAAACATCTACATCGGGAATACTAGTAGAAGATGTTCTGCACTTAACACAAGAAGATAATCACCATGACCTTGTTGAGGCAAATGTCATATTTGG ATGTGGACAAATTCAGAGTGGATCATTCTTAGATGTTGCTGCTCCCAACGGTTTGTTTGGGCTAGGTATGGAGAAAATATCAGTTCCTAGCATGTTATCAAGGGAAGGATTTACTGCAGATTCATTCTCCATGTGTTTTGGACGTGATGGCATTGGAAGGATAAGTTTTGGGGACAAGGGAAGTTTTGATCAAGATGAGACTCCATTTAATCTGAACCCATCACA CCCTACCTATAATATCACAGTCACTCAAGTCCGTGTAGGAACAACTCTAATTGATGTGGAATTCACAGCACTTTTTGATTCTGGGACCTCTTTTACATATTTGGTTGATCCAACCTATACGAGGCTTACTGAGAGT TTTCATTCCCAAGTACAAGACAGGCGGCATAGATCAGATTCAAGAATCCCTTTTGAATATTGTTATGATATGAG TCCTGATGCAAATACTAGCCTCATTCCTAGTGTGAGTTTAACTATGGGAGGTGGAAGCCATTTTGCTGTTTATGATCCAATAATTATTATCTCAACTCAG AGCGAACTTGTATATTGTCTAGCAGTCGTCAAAACTGCTGAGCTAAACATAATTGGAC AAAACTTCATGACTGGTTACCGTGTTGTATTTGACCGAGAAAAGCTCGTGTTGGGATGGAAGAAATTTGATT GTTACGACATTGAGGATCATAACGATGCCATTCCAACAAGACCACACTCACATGCAGATGTGCCTCCTGCTGTCGCTGCAGGGCTTGGTAATTACCCTGCCACTGATCCAACCAGAAAATCCAAATACAACTCTCAGAGGTCAATTGCATCACCATCTTCACATTATAGCCATACTTCACTTCCAACTTTCCTCGGATTTCTTGTATtgtgttttgtttatattctatAA